From the genome of Streptomyces sp. NBC_01116, one region includes:
- a CDS encoding aldehyde dehydrogenase (NADP(+)), with protein MNPTGNPSLPGDPSPNGPAPLNGPAPLAGSSPLDRNSPPTGSSPLTGHSPLTGHSLLAGREVPGTGDAWYAVTAATGEPFGPPHRDASTEQVAEAARLAAADARAFRALPPERRAAFLDACAEEIEALGDALLELAARETGLPSARLTGERGRTCMQLRLFAELVRSGAALGARIDSGPSGTDVRLRRIPLGPVAVFGASNFPLAFSVAGGDTASALAAGCPVVVKAHPAHPGTGEAVARAVTAAATRTGMPAGVFSLLVGRGHDVGLALVGDPRITAVGFTGSRTGGLALIAAARSRPVPVPVHAEMSAVNPVIMLDGALAEPERAADAYVASLTAGAGQFCTNPGLLLLPAGPAGDAFLSAAARAVKAAEGQVMLTPDIARAYTEGVRRREAVPGVREVARGAAGAGPYAPAPVVLACDAAAYTAHEDLSGEVFGAAGLVVRWSGTDELRSLLEELEGQLTATLHATDADRATAIALLPVLEERAGRVLWGGWPTGVEVCHAMVHGGPWPATSSPGTTSVGTLAVERWLRPVCYQSFPDALLPPELRDDNPLRVPRQTGADLTPGA; from the coding sequence GTGAACCCGACCGGAAACCCCTCTCTGCCCGGGGACCCCTCCCCGAACGGACCCGCTCCCCTGAACGGCCCCGCGCCCCTTGCCGGGAGCTCACCCCTGGACCGGAACTCGCCTCCGACCGGGAGCTCACCCCTGACCGGGCACTCGCCCCTGACCGGACACTCGCTCCTGGCAGGCCGCGAGGTCCCCGGCACCGGGGACGCCTGGTACGCGGTCACCGCCGCGACCGGCGAACCGTTCGGCCCTCCGCACCGGGACGCCTCGACGGAACAGGTCGCCGAGGCGGCCCGGCTCGCCGCGGCGGACGCCCGCGCCTTCCGCGCCCTGCCGCCCGAGCGGCGGGCGGCCTTCCTCGACGCCTGCGCGGAGGAGATCGAGGCGCTCGGCGACGCCCTGCTGGAACTCGCCGCCCGGGAGACCGGACTCCCGTCGGCCCGGCTGACCGGTGAACGGGGGCGCACCTGCATGCAGTTGCGCCTCTTCGCCGAACTGGTCCGGAGCGGGGCGGCCCTCGGTGCCCGGATCGACTCCGGCCCCTCCGGCACGGACGTACGGCTCCGGCGGATCCCGCTCGGCCCGGTGGCCGTGTTCGGGGCGAGCAACTTCCCGCTGGCGTTCTCGGTCGCGGGCGGCGACACCGCGTCCGCGCTGGCCGCCGGCTGCCCCGTGGTGGTCAAGGCGCATCCGGCGCACCCGGGCACCGGCGAGGCGGTGGCCCGCGCCGTCACGGCCGCGGCCACGCGCACCGGCATGCCGGCCGGGGTGTTCTCCCTGCTGGTGGGCCGGGGGCACGACGTCGGCCTCGCCCTGGTCGGCGATCCGCGGATCACCGCGGTGGGGTTCACCGGCTCCCGGACCGGCGGGCTGGCGCTGATCGCCGCCGCCAGGTCGCGCCCCGTGCCCGTCCCGGTCCACGCCGAGATGTCCGCGGTCAATCCTGTGATCATGCTCGACGGGGCCCTCGCGGAACCGGAGCGGGCGGCCGACGCGTACGTGGCGTCGCTGACGGCCGGCGCGGGCCAGTTCTGCACCAACCCCGGCCTCCTGCTGCTGCCGGCCGGACCGGCGGGCGACGCCTTCCTCTCGGCCGCGGCCCGGGCCGTGAAGGCCGCGGAGGGGCAGGTCATGCTCACCCCGGACATCGCCCGCGCGTACACCGAGGGCGTACGGCGGCGGGAGGCCGTACCGGGCGTACGGGAGGTGGCCCGGGGCGCGGCCGGGGCCGGCCCGTACGCACCGGCCCCCGTCGTCCTGGCGTGCGACGCGGCCGCGTACACCGCGCACGAGGACCTCTCCGGCGAGGTCTTCGGCGCGGCCGGGCTCGTCGTGCGCTGGTCGGGGACGGACGAACTCCGATCCCTGCTGGAGGAGTTGGAGGGGCAGCTGACGGCCACCCTGCACGCGACCGACGCCGACCGGGCGACGGCCATCGCTCTGCTGCCGGTGCTGGAGGAGCGGGCGGGCCGTGTTCTGTGGGGCGGCTGGCCCACCGGCGTCGAGGTCTGCCACGCGATGGTGCACGGGGGGCCGTGGCCGGCGACGAGCTCGCCCGGGACGACGAGCGTCGGCACCCTCGCCGTCGAGCGCTGGCTGCGCCCGGTCTGCTACCAGTCCTTCCCCGACGCCCTCCTGCCCCCCGAACTCCGCGACGACAACCCCCTGCGGGTTCCCCGGCAGACAGGGGCCGACCTCACCCCGGGAGCCTGA
- a CDS encoding NAD(P)/FAD-dependent oxidoreductase, translating to MKVVVVGAGIVGAACAFHAAAAGLDVTVLDRGPVGAGTTSRGEGNILLSDKEPGPELELARLSRDLWDEAGEELGPDTLELEAKGGLVVASTPEALGALHAFAARQAAAGVRTEAVEHVGELEPHSAPGLPGGVHYPQDAQVQPVLAAAALLRAAVRHGARTRTGEAASAVTGADGRITGVRTADGTVLPADAVVNAAGTWGGEVGRRLGAPVEILPRRGFVLVTEPLPPMIRHKVYSADYVANVASSDEGLETSCVVEGTRGGTILIGASRERVGFDTSMNPAVVATLAARACRLFPFLRGVHLIRAYRGFRPYCPDHLPVIGPDPRVPGVVHACGHEGAGIGLAPGTGALVTAQLLGRPWRGADPAAHTGLLPDRFLNTGGVPK from the coding sequence ATGAAAGTCGTCGTCGTCGGAGCGGGCATCGTGGGCGCCGCGTGCGCGTTCCACGCCGCCGCGGCCGGGCTCGACGTCACGGTCCTCGACCGTGGTCCCGTCGGCGCGGGCACGACCAGCCGGGGGGAGGGCAACATCCTTCTCTCCGACAAGGAGCCCGGCCCCGAACTGGAGCTGGCCCGGCTCAGCCGTGACCTCTGGGACGAGGCGGGCGAGGAACTCGGCCCGGACACCCTCGAACTGGAGGCCAAGGGCGGCCTGGTCGTCGCGAGCACGCCCGAAGCCCTCGGGGCCCTGCACGCGTTCGCCGCGCGCCAGGCGGCCGCGGGCGTCCGCACCGAGGCCGTCGAGCACGTCGGCGAACTCGAACCCCACAGCGCGCCCGGCCTCCCCGGCGGCGTCCACTACCCGCAGGACGCCCAGGTGCAGCCCGTCCTCGCGGCGGCCGCGCTGCTGCGCGCCGCGGTCCGGCACGGCGCCCGTACCCGCACCGGCGAGGCCGCGTCCGCGGTCACCGGGGCCGACGGCAGGATCACCGGAGTGCGCACCGCGGACGGCACGGTGCTGCCCGCCGACGCGGTGGTCAACGCCGCCGGGACCTGGGGCGGGGAGGTCGGCCGCCGGCTCGGCGCTCCCGTCGAGATCCTGCCCCGCCGGGGCTTCGTCCTCGTCACCGAGCCGCTGCCGCCGATGATCCGGCACAAGGTCTACTCCGCCGACTACGTGGCCAACGTCGCCTCCAGTGACGAGGGCCTGGAGACGTCGTGCGTCGTCGAGGGCACCCGCGGGGGCACGATCCTGATCGGCGCCAGCCGTGAACGCGTCGGCTTCGACACCTCGATGAACCCGGCCGTGGTGGCCACGCTCGCCGCCCGGGCCTGCCGCCTCTTCCCGTTCCTGCGCGGCGTCCACCTGATCCGCGCCTACCGGGGCTTCAGGCCGTACTGCCCGGACCACCTGCCGGTCATCGGCCCCGACCCCCGCGTCCCCGGCGTCGTCCACGCGTGCGGCCACGAGGGCGCCGGCATCGGCCTCGCCCCCGGGACCGGCGCCCTGGTCACCGCC
- a CDS encoding acyl carrier protein: MPQQAASAPAAAAVLAIVAEVLNVAQVAPDDDFYDFGGSSLQAMRICARLAKDLRIKAAPEALFEAESLGDFATGLVA, translated from the coding sequence ATGCCTCAGCAAGCAGCGAGCGCACCCGCCGCCGCAGCCGTCCTCGCGATAGTCGCGGAGGTGCTCAACGTCGCACAGGTCGCCCCCGACGACGACTTCTATGATTTCGGCGGCAGTTCGCTGCAGGCCATGCGCATCTGTGCCCGTCTCGCCAAGGACTTGCGGATCAAGGCCGCTCCGGAGGCGCTCTTCGAGGCGGAGTCCCTCGGCGACTTCGCCACCGGCCTCGTCGCTTGA